Part of the Zingiber officinale cultivar Zhangliang chromosome 8A, Zo_v1.1, whole genome shotgun sequence genome, tgaaaatctataACTCCGAAGAAGCTCTATAATGAGAGAACTAGGATGATTTTGcatccgaagaagaagaggatcacaatgatgatattgagtttgtgtccaaTAAAGAACCAGTTGCTGAAAATTATGAAGTAGAATAAATTTGAcgttgagtttgtgtccgatgatattattttgtgtccgatgatattttattagttgtgtaattttgaactcattttaaatttaatgttATTGTGTTGGAGTTATAATATGtgatttattatataaattatattgaTACCGAAGAATCCGCCTAGCGGCGCCTAATCCCCATCTAGGTGGCCTAGGCACTAGGCGCTGGTCTAGCGCCGGACTAGCACCTAGATTATTTTAGAACCTTGATTCCAACCATTGGGAAATTACTTCTAAAAGTCTATTAACCGTCATCACATCAAAGTCAAACCGTGCTACTTACAACTTTTGGGAACAACTACAGGAATTTCATACTTCAATTAGGCTCTCTGCAAGGTTCTACAAatattcaattcaattaaatcatgttttATTACATTTGCTAATATTTTCTTTCATCTCCCTCTTCTAAATGCAGAATCTATTTGTTGCCATTTAACACATCCATCTcaacattttttttctcttagtTTATTATCTAATAGAGTTACACCTAAGTGCTTTCAGCTTTTGCGTTCTTATTATATCCTTTCTAATGACCCATGCATCCATTTTAGCATTCACAACTTTACTACTATATGTGGTGTTTAAAAGCCCAATTACTCATTAGAAGGCTACTAAGAGTATTAAAAGGTAAATCCAAAAAGCAAGTGTTTCCATATGTACCACTTCAAAGTTTGCTTTAGCATACATATCCTACAAATTGTAAAAATTTGCAGACGGTCATTGAACTAAATATTGACTAGTTAGTTGTAAGCACAAACGCCAAGTAACATATATTTGTGCCAATACAATTCGTGAGGAAAAATAATTTTggtttttttatataattaataagTACTGGGGTGAGTTTACTAGATGGTTGATtataacattaaaattaaaatcaaaacagATGAAGTTCATattaatacaaataatatattagATATATAAATTAAAGTTCAACTCTTCTGGTTGCAAATATGTAATGTTCCATCTTGCATATgataaatatgtttaaaaaaaaaatgagctaCAACTAGAGCTAAGATGCACAAGGAACATTGAAGTGACACAAGGCAACAAAGGAGAATGGCACTTGCCTTACCCATGAATGCAGCAAAAGCCGTCTTCAATCCCAGCACATCCACAAACCGCTCACATGCTGGAGAATATTTTGTCATTGCAAAATCAAGTGCTCTGATTGCCGACCCATAGGCAGACTTCTTCTGCTTCATGATAATGATCATAAGCTCCACTCCTTCAGACTTCAAAAACCTTTCTTTgttctccattggcatgagaaggCAGCACAAGCAGTCGAAGAGGTTCTCAAGCATCTCCTCTTCATCCTCGGTGTTTGGATCCCGCGACTTGTACACCGCCACCGCCTGCAGAACAGCATCGACTCCATTTATCTGACCCAGCCGCTTCTGGTTCGCAGGGTTGTTCTGAAGCAGGATTGCCAGAATCTCCGATGCATACTGCTTGTTTGCATCAAATTCACGCACCTTTATCCTGCCAAGAAGCCACCGAAGCAGCTTGGTCCGCTCACAAACAAGCTCAGCAACAGCAGGTTTGACCTCGATGAGGTTCTCGATTGTGGAAAGGGTACTATGAATGGCCGCCGCCTCATCAGGATCGGCCTCCGAGAGACGGGCAAGGTTCTGAACGAGGAGCTCGAGGGCATTGTTCTCAAGGAGGGCGTCCACCAGGGCACGAACAGGCTCCTCATTGTCGTCGTCCTCTCCGATGACATCTTCATCAGTGAGGTCCATGAGGAGGGAAACCACGTCGACGGCGATATCAGGATTGTCGTGGCCGAGCAGGCCAACAAGGGAGGGGACGGTGCTAAGAGCGAGGAGCTCCGGGTAGAGCTCGGGGGCACCAGCAAGGATCCGGAGGCGCTCGATCTCCTCATGGAGCTCGACCTCCGAGTCGGCGAACTTCTCCGGCTGGTCCGGGTACTTCATGCGGGCCTCGAGGTTATCCCTGAGCCGTCGCTCAAAGGCGAGGACCAGCTTCTTGAGAGCGCGCACGTCGAGCACCTCCACCCCGCCGTTCTGGGCCGACTTCTCCACTGCCTCCAGGAGAGAAAGGTCGACGCCTTCTCCGTTGAAGGGCGCAATCGAGGGCGAATCGCTGCGCATCCGCTTGGCAGGCTGGTGGTAGTCCTCCATGAAGAAGGCGAggataaaccctaaccctaaactTGCCGGGAAGCGTTAGACGGCAGATCAATCGGAGTGAAGATCGTGGCTGTGACGCGTGACAGCAGAGGTCAGACGTGAAGGCGATGGCAAATTTGCCATTATCTATCGAATCAAACTCGGCCCATGTTGAAGCCCATATGATTCCATATTGAGGCTTAAAATCTATATTAGGCCCAATAAAGGCCCGAATTTATTAAAGGATCATTTTTTAgtcatttagataatttttttaaaaaataatagactgtagttaatttcaaaaattgtccAAAATCAAACTCAAAGtgtttcatttttaaaaataaaataaattaaattatctagCACGTAAGAAATAATTATTGATATAAAAATCTAAACAATTAACTTATAATTATACTTTAAATGGAAAATAGGAAATAGCGAATGAcataaaaattaatcaattaaattattggTGTATAGtaattaatgattttaaaattcttttggaGGTGTTATTATTAAAGTGttaaaatactaaaaatattaaaataaaatattttaaatattaaatttaattatttaaaattataaatactttGGAACAAGAACAATCTTTTCTATTAAACTTATGATATCGACAAAGTATGGAACAAGAGTATCTTCTCCATTCATAACTATTGAAGAAATAAAGAACAGGgaatgaaccaaaaaaaaaactactataaATCATAACTTCAATTCATTCCATGCAATTCCGTAATTTGAAAGCCCCTTGCCAAAACATAGTCGAGCTAGTTAGGTCTGGATTCGCCCGTGGCTACAGTTTTCACTGGCGCCTTAGTTCTTCGATGTGCAACGGTGTCGAGAATGAGAATGTAATGGTATTTCTTGGTAGCTATGCACAAGGTTATTCAAGTAAGCATGGCAGGCATTACAGAAACCTTTCTTGCTGCAAATTTGGATCCCGAATCATCCGCAAACTAACCCTATTCAATCCCAAACCAATGTGATTAGCCAATTTGATAATCCGGCTTCTTCAAAAGTTAGGTTGCTACGGTATGTCAGAGTTTTTGATGCACCGGGGATGACTTGAGTGAAGTGGAAACCTCGCTTTTGCCCATCCTCTAGATGCAAAGAACAGAAAGACCACAGAAGCTGCATGGACGATGATGAAAGTCATGATAGATTAGGGGCATGAAATGAAGAGATTGGAAAGCGACTTTGATAGAAAAAGTACTACCTTTGTTGAGTCAGCTCGGAAAAAGTTTCGCTGAATAAAATGTCCGTCATCAGGGAGACGGATCCGTATCCTACAAACTTCTTTGGTATCCTGTGGTTCTTCTGGAAGAATAGGATAACCACTTGAGAAGGCTCCACCATTTTTGTCTAGGTTAGGTTCATCGTCAAGTTGGCGTAGCCTTTTAGAAGGATCTATCAGGGATAAACAATGAATGCAAGGTGAATACAGAAGAACTTGGTAACCTGGAATCCAAACTTGTAATGTTTATTGTTAGTGGTCGAATCTGATAATCGTTAGTTTGACGCTAAAAATAATCCAAAAAATCCCTAATATCTATATGACTTGCACAAATTGAAGACGAAATTTCAGTAGTTGTCATCAATAACAAAAGGATGAGAATTTCATTGAGCAACCAATTTGTTTGATTTGATCAAAAGATGTTTTATATAGTAAGCAACAGAGCCTGAATTACCTTGTATGTTCAGCAATGTAGAATCAAAAGGTCTTCGACGTTTTTGACAAAGAGAAGAATGATTTGCCTTGGGACCAAACAGAAGAAAACCCTACAAAAGAAATCATGTCAATAATGGAGATCtgagttatatcatatacaggaaAGATAATAACTAGAGATCTTCAGTCAAATTTCATTCATTGACAATTACAAGGATTAGCATTTTAGATTATTATGTAATTTTCCTCCGAAGCCGACCCcgcctagtgggataaggcttgattATTGTTGTATGTAATGTTCCTCCCTATAATGTATATGACACAAAGTTAGTGTAAAAGAgataacaatctattttgcagctATTAGGCAGTTGCAATTTGTACAAGCTGAATCAATTAGAATTGGAATCAAAATCAataggagagaaaaaaaaacttgCATGAACAGTTATCATTCGATCAAAAGTCCTACATAAATTCcaatcattgaagaaacaaaatATAAGTTGTGACTCTcaaaaaatcaaaactcaacaTTTCTTGTTACTGTAATCCATCACACTAATGTAAATAAGCAATATTTTGCATATAGTATTTGATATATTACCAACATTAAATGCCAAACAGTCCTCATATTGACAGGCCTGGTGAATGAAGGATTCCCAAACGACCCAAATATAAAAGAAAACCAAATTAGGTATAAGATGACTAAGCATACTAAATCATACTCATAGATATACACACATTTCCTAAATTGAATCATTTGAAATTTGTAAATAACTAATTCATTCTCCATATTTTTCCTGAAACTGCAGGAAAAATTTAGCAAATAAATATCCAAGTGACATTACTGAGAAAGCAAGAGAACTTAATAGTATAGTCACCTGGTCAGAAATTCCTTGGCGTATCAAGTCAAGTGGCAGTGAAGAAACCTTATCATGGGAAGCATTTGCTGTTGAAGGTACGCTTTCTTTTGACTCCCATGCAGCTCGCCTTGATACTAAATCAGAATTGCACGACGCAAGCACTTGATCTGATTGAAGCCTGAAGTAGAATGGACAAAAAAGACGAGATTAACAATGTTACATATAACACAGTCTTATCAACAAACCTATGTTACTGGTCAATATCCCTTTTTGATCCTAATAATCCTTATCTTGTTACAATCTAATCAAAGTTTTGACATTTCTTAGGCCAAACAATTTGTTAGATTTGAATGTCCTTGCTAAAGCTACAAATTGGATCTTGGTTGACATGAGAAGTAGATATCTATTCGGAATAACATAAGatttttttattgagcttaaaaGGTAAAACTTCTCTTTCTTTATTATCTAATTAGAACGCAAACAAGTGAAAGAAGCCAATTTTCAGATCACAATTTCAGAAATCCatccaaaaactaaactaaatttgATGGGCAGCGTGCCGACCAAGCTCACCTAAAATTTCCATTGATCGGCGGAGGCATGGAAGGCGATGATACCCCACCGCCATCTTTGACATGAGCGAAGAGTCGAATAGCATCGTGAAGATTCCACCTTGTTGCCTGCGCAATCCGTCTATCGCGTTAGGAACAGATCGGGGCTCCGAGGGACGAATTGATGCAGAAAGGGGTCGTACCTGAAGGAACTGGGTGGCGATGGCGGTGGTCTGGCCGACAACGATCTGGAGGAAGGACGAGACCAGCAGCTGCTGCTCCTCCATCGATGGGAGGAACTCCATGGAACTTCAGGTTAGGGTTCCGATTTAGAAGGCAGGGAAAGAAAACGATCTCGATCTTATTCTCTGTCACTGTATTTATAGAGGTTCGATCGGAACAGAAATAGAAAAAAAGAATTGATTTGAGTTTCAAAAATATTGGAAATTCGGATCTCTTTAAATAAGTAAAGTAATAACCAcaaaaacaataaataaataaataaataatgtatattttttttatatatttaggtTATTCATTTGAATGAAATTAAAAGAACCGGaataatttgttttattttttaaaaaaataataaataaataaacaatattttaaaaattaaacaaacacTTTAATTAATTCTACTGTTTCAacttcaatttattttctttgaCCATTCTTTTTTATGTCAATTTAGGATAAATAGTTAATCAATCAATAGACTTCTTGGGCTAAGATACCGTCTTcgaaacttcttaatttgttttatACCGGTCAACATTGATTTACTAGTACTTTATTTGCCAAGAAATCTAGCCTTTAGAATTTTATCATCAATGCAGTGCCAATAACATTAActcacaaatatttttactttatcATCTAGTTTTAGGCCTACCTTCACTCGAATAGTCTTAGATCCACCTTAACCCGTTAGGACTCCCACTTAGCCTTGAATCCACTTAGAATTTCTATTGATAAGTTTCTTAGGTATTCTGGATATCCTGGCACTTCATGATAAGATTTACATTTACTATTAATAGGAGGAAATCAAACAACAATGGATATCCTGGCACTTCATGATAAGATTTACATTTAGTATTACATTTAGTAAGGGCGTTTGGTTTTTTCCTATGAAaaagaatcggaatgggaatcattgtattgtggaatgggaatgggtatgagcatgaatatcactcttaaaagcaatgtttggttagttgcatatttctattggaataaatcaaaattttcttttttacccttaaaggaaaataagagaaaaaattagatgtgagagaaagataaatgtgagagaaaaaatatgatgaaagataatgatgagagagaaagtgtgatgagaaagaatgaagagagagaaagtgtgataagagaaaatgaaaaaaaaatattgtaataggagagagcatgatgagagagaaaatatgataggagaggatgaagagagagaaaatgtaatgagaaaaaaatgaggagagagagtgtgatgagagattgaggagagagaaagtatggtgagagagaaaatgtgatgagaacaAAAAAGActagtgagtgtgatgggagagattgaggagagaaaagtatgatgagagaaaaagtgtgttgagggaaaaaaaggagggagtgtgataagagagattgaagagGGAGAAAGTGTGATgtgagcgaaagtgtgatgagaaaaaaagagaaaagagagtgtgatggaagagattgaggagtgagaaagtatgatgagaggaaaagtatgatgagaaacaaagaaggaagagagtgcgatggaagagattgaggagtgagaaagtatgatgagaggaaaagtatgatgagaaacaaagaaggaagagagtgtgataggagagattaaagagagagaaagtgtgtgataaaatgataagagagaacaaggagagagaagtgatatgaaagaaaaaataaataaatatattttgatatttgatattaagggagaaaattttagttttaggtcgaGGGTATTGTtgaaataagggaatattttgattgatgaaaataggataatgactcattgaaggggaggtacatgggaatgagttattacccaatttcaaggattcattcccttatttatattcctattcctataatccaaacattaacaatgacaatcaatgattctcattctcattcctcactcctattcccctaaaccaaacgctccctaagagtatttttaagAGATATTTCGAACATTTTAAGTCGATATAGGGAACTTGAGAATTCCATTCAAAATACCTAATTATATCTTAATTATCTAAACATGTTcgtgttagtgtgtgcacttatgtgtcAAGACActtcttatgtattttgtggataattatttaataaagataagaatttatcattaattatttacttttctgtacgtatatgattaataataaagtcccacagattaatcggtatattaatctgaaaacaaCCCTTGATcgaatagatatctagaggggacatagatatctagatcaacgctgagtatgactaggtcgagatagaccggagggatggatatctaagttgtacttgggggtgccttgagtttaaggtacactggacacgacccgctcaagaggagaccacaaATTAAACATCATtagttattcctcttatgaacgagtgaactaatcttttgacttgagaccttcatttattctatccGTGGAGTTATGTGTTTTGATGTCGTTAAAAGCCGTCTTTAAtcagattgtgattaatacggtagttgggtgtttgacaaagcgtagagagaatagtgttgagtcaatagaggattcatcgctctcttagaTTGGGAGTTAACATCATGACctcttgatagagatattagtgactaaaaatccatggtcatgggaggaatgatttatcattcaagaggagtctattatatcttggaaatcaagtaaaacaattaatttggtaatgatgcataatgtatcgaatttattgagatgtaggcttagatgaagagattgaattacacagtaatcggttcatagtggtgtacagtttatgactgatattaattttatcgcgttgggtggctaaaaactgttgttagacggttaccttagtctgtgtatggatttacactgccttcgtgtataaaacctagagggtcgcacgcatagcacgtagacatgaacaatggtatcggaagctagtcgagataAAGATCAAAtaaggatttatttgatacaaaaaagagagaattcgaatagtcataatcatgatgattaatggaaaattcaaagagtcatcataatgataattaatgaataaTTTGAAGAGTTGTAATAATGAAgattataaatgaagaatttatggagcctataattcttcatcttcctaattaatgaagatcataaatgatgaatttattgagaacttaactcttcgtattccttggaggctataagtagccatcctCGAAAAGATACGAGAGTAGAATTGATTCTCTCTGAGTttccctcgtcaacttcttcttcgttTGGAAGAGATTGTAGTgattccaagactttgtcgatccaagaggttagcacctaacggattgtgtcaagttcg contains:
- the LOC122009347 gene encoding beta-catenin-like protein 1, whose translation is MEDYHQPAKRMRSDSPSIAPFNGEGVDLSLLEAVEKSAQNGGVEVLDVRALKKLVLAFERRLRDNLEARMKYPDQPEKFADSEVELHEEIERLRILAGAPELYPELLALSTVPSLVGLLGHDNPDIAVDVVSLLMDLTDEDVIGEDDDNEEPVRALVDALLENNALELLVQNLARLSEADPDEAAAIHSTLSTIENLIEVKPAVAELVCERTKLLRWLLGRIKVREFDANKQYASEILAILLQNNPANQKRLGQINGVDAVLQAVAVYKSRDPNTEDEEEMLENLFDCLCCLLMPMENKERFLKSEGVELMIIIMKQKKSAYGSAIRALDFAMTKYSPACERFVDVLGLKTAFAAFMGKIPLKKKNKRDRSQEELEERIVSLIASLFGGILRGSRRDRLLSKFVENEFEKIDRLMELYMRYSDRVKSETQRLDALELDDLEIDEEELYNRKLEAGLYTLQLIAVILGHLWSSDHPRIRERIELLLKQNRLTKNDVGEILQEYHDNIGDLDGPEEKERAQAKIQKFISAL
- the LOC122009349 gene encoding putative plant UBX domain-containing protein 14 yields the protein MEFLPSMEEQQLLVSSFLQIVVGQTTAIATQFLQATRWNLHDAIRLFAHVKDGGGVSSPSMPPPINGNFRLQSDQVLASCNSDLVSRRAAWESKESVPSTANASHDKVSSLPLDLIRQGISDQGFLLFGPKANHSSLCQKRRRPFDSTLLNIQDPSKRLRQLDDEPNLDKNGGAFSSGYPILPEEPQDTKEVCRIRIRLPDDGHFIQRNFFRADSTKLLWSFCSLHLEDGQKRGFHFTQVIPGASKTLTYRSNLTFEEAGLSNWLITLVWD